Proteins from a genomic interval of Callospermophilus lateralis isolate mCalLat2 chromosome 1, mCalLat2.hap1, whole genome shotgun sequence:
- the Nobox gene encoding homeobox protein NOBOX isoform X1: MEPREDPCREPLGQEGGGQSLTAELEEEPKQGSAPHTQDTLKEELPPPCAISGEEPPPEPTGEPTRANARRVCQPSSSRAVHKDRQNPGRPQCQGQGSSLSARQAKTVKRPASPGPGKHKKPNATDLPSTSLLSVAKSSCATHNPVPCGSGRGPCHLANLLSTLTQNSQNTDQKKGPPEVNCQVRKKTRTLYRSDQLEELERMFQEDHYPDGDKRREIAQMVGVTPQRIMVWFQNRRAKWRKIEKLNGKENEDNPEAPASSQCSSTEEPLPPTPMDGKSGPFPAEPTLDTFPEPPLLIMSDQTLAPIQQSEGTPRVVTPPLFSPPPVRRTNFPFPLGPGHTPQLMSLLADVPGSESSPTGSWGTSISSPPICSYLEDPEAQDYQQSSQPGPFQFPQPPQTQLFQPPQPQFSYLPPFPFPMPSSLTFPPSEDPLFMFPCGPSGGMSQGYYSGPPSGQILLQPPPGNVGAVSWSDLCLPELPFPGPLYPQTLGHPSGADGYFPDLCTAPGAQAVIRQPFPGLDPLPEGARPGTGPLLSKAQEKQPVSSLEPSTALEEVREDKNGCAP; encoded by the exons ATGGAGCCCAGGGAGGATCCCTGCAGGGAACCGCTGG GCCAGGAAGGTGGAGGCCAGTCCCTGACTGCTGAACTGGAGGAGGAACCCAAGCAGGGGTCAGCCCCCCACACTCAGGACACCCTGAAAGAAGAGCTGCCACCCCCCTGTGCCATCTCAGGAGAGGAGCCGCCTCCAGAGCCCACTGGAGAACCGACTCGTGCTAATGCCAGACGCGTGTGCCAGCCATCCAGCTCCAGGGCTGTCCACAAAGACAGGCAGAACCCAGGCAGACCCCAGTGTCAGGGGCAAGGCTCTTCCCTCTCAGCACGACAGGCAAAGACAGTAAAGAGACCGGCTTCCCCAGGCCCTGGTAAACACAAAAAGCCCAATGCCACAGATCTGCCCTCAACATCACTGCTCAGTGTTGCTAAGTCATCCTGTGCCACTCACAACCCTGTGCCTTGTGGGTCAGGCCGGGGCCCCTGCCACCTGGCCAACCTCCTTAGCACATTGACCCAGAACAGCCAAAACACAGACCAGAAGAAGGGGCCCCCGGAAGTGAACTGCCAAGTCCGGAAAAAGACTCGAACCCTCTACCGTTCAG ACCAGCTGGAAGAGCTAGAGCGAATGTTCCAAGAAgatcactaccctgatggtgacaAGCGCCGGGAGATAGCCCAGATGGTGGGGGTCACTCCCCAGCGCATCATG GTGTGGTTCCAGAATCGCCGGGCAAAGTGGCGAAAAATTGAGAAGTTGAATGGGAAAGAAAATGAGGACAATCCTGAAGCTCCTGCCAGCAGCCAGTGCAG CTCTACAGAAGAGCCCCTACCTCCCACGCCCATGGACGGGAAGTCTGGCCCCTTCCCTGCAGAGCCCACTCTGGATACCTTTCCAG AGCCCCCTCTGCTGATAATGTCCGACCAGACTCTGGCACCCATCCAACAGAGCGAGGGTACTCCGAGGGTGGTGACCCCACCACTCTTCAGCCCCCCACctgttcgaagaaccaactttcctTTTCCCCTGGGCCCTGGGCACACCCCCCAACTGATGTCTCTGCTGGCAGATGTCCCTGGTAGTGAGAGCAGTCCCACTGGATCCTGGGGGACAAG CATCTCCTCACCACCCATCTGCTCGTATCTGGAAGACCCGGAAGCCCAGGATTACCAACAAAGCAGCCAGCCGGGACCGTTCCAGTTCCCCCAACCTCCACAGACTCAGCTTTTCCAacctccccagccccagttttcATACctgcctcccttccccttccccatgCCCAGTTCGCTGACCTTTCCACCATCAGAAGACCCCCTCTTTATGTTTCCTTGTGGTCCCAGTGGGGGCATGTCACAGGGCTACTACTCAGGCCCTCCATCCGGGCAGATTCTGCTGCAGCCACCCCCTGGAAATGTGG GTGCAGTGTCCTGGAGTGACCTCTGTTTGCCAGAACTGCCCTTCCCTGGTCCACTCTACCCACAGACACTGGGGCACCCCTCAGGAGCAGATGGCTATTTTCCTGATCTATGTACAGCTCCTGGTGCTCAGGCAGTGATCAGGCAGCCTTTTCCAGGTCTTGACCCACTGCCAGAAGGGGCCAGACCAGGAACTGGGCCCTTACTCAGCAAGGCACAAGAAAAGCAGCCTGTCTCCTCCCTGGAGCCGTCCACAGCATTGGAGGAGGTCAGAGAAGACAAGAATGGCTGTGCTCCCTAG
- the Nobox gene encoding homeobox protein NOBOX isoform X2: protein MEPREDPCREPLDQLEELERMFQEDHYPDGDKRREIAQMVGVTPQRIMVWFQNRRAKWRKIEKLNGKENEDNPEAPASSQCSSTEEPLPPTPMDGKSGPFPAEPTLDTFPEPPLLIMSDQTLAPIQQSEGTPRVVTPPLFSPPPVRRTNFPFPLGPGHTPQLMSLLADVPGSESSPTGSWGTSISSPPICSYLEDPEAQDYQQSSQPGPFQFPQPPQTQLFQPPQPQFSYLPPFPFPMPSSLTFPPSEDPLFMFPCGPSGGMSQGYYSGPPSGQILLQPPPGNVGAVSWSDLCLPELPFPGPLYPQTLGHPSGADGYFPDLCTAPGAQAVIRQPFPGLDPLPEGARPGTGPLLSKAQEKQPVSSLEPSTALEEVREDKNGCAP from the exons ATGGAGCCCAGGGAGGATCCCTGCAGGGAACCGCTGG ACCAGCTGGAAGAGCTAGAGCGAATGTTCCAAGAAgatcactaccctgatggtgacaAGCGCCGGGAGATAGCCCAGATGGTGGGGGTCACTCCCCAGCGCATCATG GTGTGGTTCCAGAATCGCCGGGCAAAGTGGCGAAAAATTGAGAAGTTGAATGGGAAAGAAAATGAGGACAATCCTGAAGCTCCTGCCAGCAGCCAGTGCAG CTCTACAGAAGAGCCCCTACCTCCCACGCCCATGGACGGGAAGTCTGGCCCCTTCCCTGCAGAGCCCACTCTGGATACCTTTCCAG AGCCCCCTCTGCTGATAATGTCCGACCAGACTCTGGCACCCATCCAACAGAGCGAGGGTACTCCGAGGGTGGTGACCCCACCACTCTTCAGCCCCCCACctgttcgaagaaccaactttcctTTTCCCCTGGGCCCTGGGCACACCCCCCAACTGATGTCTCTGCTGGCAGATGTCCCTGGTAGTGAGAGCAGTCCCACTGGATCCTGGGGGACAAG CATCTCCTCACCACCCATCTGCTCGTATCTGGAAGACCCGGAAGCCCAGGATTACCAACAAAGCAGCCAGCCGGGACCGTTCCAGTTCCCCCAACCTCCACAGACTCAGCTTTTCCAacctccccagccccagttttcATACctgcctcccttccccttccccatgCCCAGTTCGCTGACCTTTCCACCATCAGAAGACCCCCTCTTTATGTTTCCTTGTGGTCCCAGTGGGGGCATGTCACAGGGCTACTACTCAGGCCCTCCATCCGGGCAGATTCTGCTGCAGCCACCCCCTGGAAATGTGG GTGCAGTGTCCTGGAGTGACCTCTGTTTGCCAGAACTGCCCTTCCCTGGTCCACTCTACCCACAGACACTGGGGCACCCCTCAGGAGCAGATGGCTATTTTCCTGATCTATGTACAGCTCCTGGTGCTCAGGCAGTGATCAGGCAGCCTTTTCCAGGTCTTGACCCACTGCCAGAAGGGGCCAGACCAGGAACTGGGCCCTTACTCAGCAAGGCACAAGAAAAGCAGCCTGTCTCCTCCCTGGAGCCGTCCACAGCATTGGAGGAGGTCAGAGAAGACAAGAATGGCTGTGCTCCCTAG